The following coding sequences lie in one Caproicibacterium argilliputei genomic window:
- a CDS encoding carbohydrate ABC transporter permease: protein MSIPGCIAKIKEKPAAKARAEQSPQALAEKRLRTKRGFRAVAQVLQKIFVAIIFIGLSYVILSPLIGMISHSFMNISDYYNPLVYLFPTKPTLNNFTEVWEQLGCPGSLLYTLLYSFLLMLMQTFICGFVGYGFARFKFPGHNLLFALVILTFVVPVQTFMVPLYSQFRNFDFLGLFQQFAGGPVNLLGTPLPIFLMTLTGSGLRSGLFIYIFRQFFKGLPQEIEWAAFIDGAGPFYTYFVVMLPNASAAITTVLLFSFVWQYNDIFYASLFMDNSSLLANQISTLSDKIGTLLNLKDPNEVTLYVHAGITLVIVPLIIIYLFLQKRFMESIDRSGIVG, encoded by the coding sequence TTGAGTATTCCCGGTTGTATCGCCAAAATCAAAGAAAAACCGGCCGCGAAAGCGCGAGCGGAACAATCGCCGCAGGCGCTGGCAGAGAAAAGGCTGCGCACGAAGCGCGGGTTCCGTGCGGTGGCGCAGGTTCTGCAGAAAATCTTCGTTGCCATTATTTTTATTGGGTTAAGTTATGTTATCCTTAGCCCGCTGATCGGCATGATTTCACATTCGTTTATGAACATCAGCGATTACTACAATCCACTGGTGTACCTGTTCCCAACCAAGCCAACGCTGAATAATTTTACTGAGGTGTGGGAGCAGCTGGGCTGCCCGGGCTCGCTGCTGTACACGCTGCTGTACTCATTCCTGCTGATGCTGATGCAGACGTTCATTTGCGGGTTTGTCGGCTATGGTTTTGCAAGGTTTAAATTTCCCGGACATAACCTGCTGTTTGCGCTGGTGATTTTGACCTTTGTGGTACCAGTGCAGACGTTTATGGTGCCGCTGTACTCCCAGTTCCGTAACTTTGACTTTCTGGGACTGTTTCAGCAGTTTGCGGGCGGGCCGGTCAATCTGTTGGGAACACCGCTGCCAATTTTTTTGATGACGCTGACAGGCTCGGGGCTGCGCTCGGGGTTGTTCATCTACATTTTCCGGCAGTTCTTCAAGGGCCTGCCGCAGGAGATTGAGTGGGCGGCGTTCATTGACGGCGCAGGGCCGTTTTACACATACTTTGTGGTGATGCTGCCAAACGCCAGCGCCGCCATTACCACCGTGCTGCTGTTCTCTTTTGTCTGGCAGTACAACGACATTTTCTATGCTTCTCTGTTTATGGATAACTCCAGCTTGCTGGCAAATCAGATTTCCACACTGTCCGATAAAATCGGCACCCTGCTGAACCTCAAAGACCCGAATGAGGTGACGCTGTATGTGCACGCCGGCATTACACTGGTGATTGTTCCGCTGATTATCATTTATCTGTTTCTGCAGAAACGCTTTATGGAAAGCATTGACCGCAGCGGCATTGTCGGCTGA
- a CDS encoding DUF5696 domain-containing protein, with the protein MKKWKKKALVSAVCVVVAGALVWNLFSYQKYDYSALLPRTAAAAAKEFEAQGTDPRVKDMEIAAQNDTLMLFINPKTTEVAVLDKRTGKVWYTNPPGLGSGGNAHDTLASQIDLGYFDSNRNTEQYCTYTDSVQKKQFKIQSVDNGIKVTYTIGTVSVQTDSIPKVLTKERLEQILAKVSTEDYKEAMQDNYVEDDKKAGQMDFLESAKESDIIVGKILKGFQEAGYTSKDLAQDNRRAGVKTSSEASYFVIPLVYQLQGDQLSVSVPTKEIVEKGANKLLYIEPLAYFAAGSTKDQGYLFVPSGCGGIINFNNGANGGKSSSTYMQQIYGDDPAAGKDVRTEVTEAARMPVFGIRKNGDAVFAYLNQGAGTASVVADVSGQACPYNTVHPRFTLRTTDKIQTTQADGTSGEMNIVDNALYHGDINIRYCFLTRKDADYSGMARYYRNILTQSGVLKPLSKTEDVPFYLDIVGAVEKTKYVMGVAYPGIVPMTTYGEAKTIFSELQEQGVKNIQMRYLGWFNRGINNDVPSSVSLVRQLGSKGALQDLDRTLSSKSSRLYLDAAFQQVNGDTGHYQKAKQSARYLDQRSVETALYNRATLSMRNTDTEGSFNVVSPNALPDIVDRFLPKFQKVGVSGLSLRDLGSLLVSDKKKSYPIDRSAAQAIDEAQLKKLQQNRPLEIADANTYAWAYTQNLIDIPADGNGFDLIDQTVPFYEMLIHGSIDYAGEASNLNETQDADAQVRQMMAYGLMPHYLFSYQNGSVLSDTAYQTYYSTDYRTWLDEATANYKKMNAVYAKLRTAKINEFRICQTGVTETVYDNGISVYVNNTASPVTIGSVTVDANGYALGGDRS; encoded by the coding sequence GTGAAAAAGTGGAAGAAAAAAGCGCTGGTTTCTGCGGTCTGCGTCGTTGTGGCCGGCGCACTGGTCTGGAACCTTTTTTCCTATCAAAAATATGATTATTCTGCGCTGCTGCCGCGCACTGCCGCCGCTGCCGCAAAGGAATTTGAAGCACAAGGCACGGACCCGCGCGTGAAAGACATGGAGATTGCCGCGCAGAACGACACGCTGATGCTTTTCATCAATCCGAAAACAACCGAAGTGGCGGTGCTGGACAAACGCACCGGCAAGGTTTGGTACACCAACCCGCCGGGACTCGGCTCCGGCGGCAATGCACACGACACGCTGGCATCCCAGATTGACTTGGGCTATTTTGACAGCAACCGCAACACCGAGCAGTACTGTACATATACGGACAGCGTGCAGAAAAAGCAGTTTAAAATCCAGTCTGTGGACAACGGCATCAAGGTTACCTACACCATCGGTACGGTTTCCGTGCAGACCGACAGCATTCCGAAAGTTCTGACCAAAGAGCGCCTGGAGCAAATCCTTGCCAAGGTTAGCACAGAAGATTACAAAGAAGCCATGCAGGACAATTACGTGGAGGATGACAAAAAAGCAGGGCAGATGGATTTTCTGGAGTCGGCCAAAGAGTCGGACATCATCGTTGGGAAAATTCTGAAGGGCTTTCAGGAAGCAGGCTATACCAGCAAAGACCTGGCACAGGACAACCGGCGCGCAGGCGTCAAAACCTCCAGCGAAGCAAGTTACTTTGTGATTCCCCTGGTGTATCAGCTGCAGGGCGACCAACTCTCCGTATCTGTCCCGACAAAGGAAATTGTGGAGAAAGGCGCCAACAAGCTTTTGTACATTGAGCCGCTTGCGTATTTTGCTGCCGGCTCTACCAAAGATCAGGGGTACCTGTTTGTGCCCAGCGGCTGCGGCGGCATCATCAACTTTAACAATGGCGCGAACGGCGGCAAAAGCAGCAGCACCTATATGCAGCAGATTTACGGGGACGATCCTGCCGCGGGAAAGGACGTGCGCACGGAAGTTACCGAGGCGGCGCGGATGCCAGTGTTCGGCATCCGGAAGAACGGCGACGCGGTCTTTGCCTACCTGAACCAGGGTGCCGGCACTGCAAGCGTTGTTGCCGACGTGAGCGGGCAGGCGTGTCCGTACAACACGGTGCATCCACGCTTCACCCTGCGTACAACGGATAAAATCCAGACGACACAGGCAGACGGCACCAGCGGCGAGATGAACATTGTCGACAATGCGCTTTACCACGGGGACATTAACATCCGGTACTGCTTCCTCACGCGCAAGGACGCCGATTACTCTGGCATGGCGCGGTACTACCGGAACATCCTGACCCAAAGCGGAGTGCTCAAGCCCCTGAGCAAAACAGAGGACGTTCCGTTTTATTTGGACATTGTCGGCGCAGTGGAGAAAACGAAGTATGTGATGGGTGTTGCGTACCCCGGCATTGTGCCGATGACAACCTATGGAGAGGCGAAAACCATCTTTTCCGAGCTGCAGGAGCAGGGTGTCAAAAACATTCAGATGCGGTACCTCGGCTGGTTTAACCGCGGCATAAACAACGACGTTCCCAGTTCGGTTTCTCTGGTGCGGCAGCTAGGCAGCAAAGGCGCCCTGCAGGATTTGGATCGCACGCTTTCGAGCAAAAGCAGTCGACTTTACCTGGACGCCGCCTTTCAGCAGGTGAACGGAGACACCGGTCATTACCAGAAGGCAAAGCAGTCTGCACGGTACTTAGACCAGCGCTCTGTGGAAACCGCGCTTTACAACCGTGCCACACTTTCTATGCGCAATACGGATACCGAAGGCAGTTTCAACGTGGTTTCCCCGAATGCGCTGCCGGACATTGTGGACCGGTTCCTGCCAAAGTTCCAGAAAGTCGGTGTTTCGGGACTTTCCCTGCGCGACCTCGGCTCGCTGCTGGTGTCGGATAAGAAAAAGTCGTATCCTATCGACCGCAGTGCGGCGCAGGCAATTGATGAAGCGCAGCTGAAAAAGCTGCAGCAGAACCGCCCGCTGGAGATTGCCGATGCCAATACCTACGCCTGGGCGTACACGCAGAACCTGATCGATATTCCCGCGGACGGAAACGGGTTTGACTTGATTGACCAGACGGTTCCGTTTTATGAAATGCTGATTCACGGTTCTATAGATTATGCCGGAGAGGCGTCAAATCTGAATGAAACACAGGACGCGGATGCGCAGGTTCGGCAGATGATGGCATACGGCTTAATGCCGCACTATCTCTTCTCTTACCAAAACGGCTCGGTGCTGTCAGATACAGCGTATCAGACCTATTACTCGACGGATTACCGCACTTGGCTGGATGAAGCAACGGCAAACTACAAGAAAATGAACGCAGTGTACGCGAAACTGCGCACCGCGAAAATCAATGAATTCCGCATTTGCCAGACAGGCGTTACCGAAACGGTGTATGACAACGGCATTTCTGTTTACGTCAATAACACCGCAAGTCCGGTGACCATTGGCTCTGTGACCGTTGACGCCAACGGCTATGCGTTGGGAGGGGACCGCAGTTGA
- a CDS encoding YIP1 family protein, which produces MEKLKAYFALPKYVLFHPVDGFYNMKYEKQGHTSIIFVNLILFWISYSFLKQYTGFIINPNDPLSYNTFADLGYVSLAFLLWCAGSWSVTSLMDGDGTFRDIAMAASLSLTPMILFFIPVALLSNVMTADEAAFYHVLIGIAIVWFLMLMFSSVMTIHNYSVAKTFGMLFLTFLSICIILFLTVMIASLIQQFCVFVKSIYTELLYRM; this is translated from the coding sequence ATGGAAAAGCTGAAGGCGTATTTTGCCCTGCCGAAATACGTGCTGTTTCATCCGGTGGATGGTTTCTACAACATGAAGTACGAGAAGCAGGGGCACACAAGCATCATTTTTGTAAATCTAATTTTGTTCTGGATTTCCTATTCCTTTTTAAAGCAGTACACCGGATTCATTATCAATCCTAACGACCCGCTTTCGTACAACACCTTCGCGGATCTCGGCTATGTGTCGCTGGCGTTTCTGCTGTGGTGCGCGGGCAGCTGGTCTGTGACAAGCCTGATGGATGGCGACGGTACGTTTCGCGACATTGCTATGGCAGCCTCCCTTTCTTTGACGCCGATGATTCTGTTTTTTATTCCCGTGGCACTTTTGAGCAATGTGATGACCGCAGATGAGGCGGCATTTTACCATGTGCTAATCGGCATTGCGATTGTGTGGTTTCTGATGCTGATGTTTTCCAGCGTAATGACCATTCACAACTACTCGGTTGCCAAAACGTTCGGCATGCTGTTCCTGACGTTTCTCAGCATCTGCATCATCCTCTTTCTGACGGTCATGATTGCGTCGCTGATTCAGCAGTTCTGTGTGTTTGTCAAAAGCATTTACACCGAATTGCTGTACCGAATGTAA
- a CDS encoding carbohydrate ABC transporter permease yields MKKKKKRGRTLESRQRAVGLLFIAPWAVGFIAFFAYDLVQTILFSFNKLTIKDGGGYTLQYVGGSNFNYALRSSAVFVQQLLSSTGTIVIDVPLIIFFSLFIAVLLNRQFKGRALVRAIFFIPVIMACPAITEALAVNMQNMMGGVSTAAVAATNSQQTTGFNITSITMALTDFGMPKQIIEYLIAAVGKLYEIVRNSGVQIIVFLAALQAIPKSMYEVAQIEGATGYETFWKITFPMVSPLILTNVVYTIVDLYAQSDIITLEQTTAFSQMNFGLSAAMCLISSAVICSIIGICGFLISRKVFYQS; encoded by the coding sequence TTGAAAAAAAAGAAAAAACGGGGCAGAACCCTGGAGTCGCGCCAAAGGGCAGTCGGTTTGCTGTTCATTGCCCCCTGGGCGGTTGGTTTTATCGCGTTTTTCGCGTATGACCTGGTACAGACCATTCTGTTCAGTTTCAACAAACTGACCATTAAGGACGGCGGCGGTTACACGCTGCAGTATGTCGGTGGCAGTAACTTTAACTATGCCCTGCGCAGCAGCGCGGTTTTCGTGCAGCAGCTGCTTAGCTCCACCGGCACCATTGTGATTGACGTACCGCTGATTATTTTTTTCAGCCTGTTCATTGCTGTGCTGCTGAACCGGCAGTTTAAGGGCAGGGCACTGGTGCGCGCCATCTTTTTCATTCCCGTCATTATGGCGTGCCCTGCCATTACCGAGGCGCTGGCGGTCAATATGCAGAACATGATGGGCGGTGTTTCCACTGCAGCCGTAGCTGCAACCAACAGCCAGCAGACCACCGGTTTTAACATTACGTCCATCACCATGGCGCTGACGGACTTCGGAATGCCCAAGCAGATTATTGAGTATCTAATTGCGGCGGTCGGCAAGCTGTATGAGATTGTACGCAATTCCGGCGTGCAGATTATTGTATTCCTGGCTGCGCTGCAGGCTATTCCAAAGTCCATGTATGAAGTGGCGCAGATTGAGGGTGCCACCGGCTACGAAACCTTCTGGAAAATTACGTTTCCGATGGTCAGTCCGCTAATCCTTACAAACGTGGTGTATACCATTGTGGATTTGTACGCGCAGAGTGACATCATCACACTGGAGCAGACCACTGCGTTTTCCCAGATGAATTTCGGTTTGAGTGCCGCGATGTGCCTCATCAGTTCCGCAGTGATCTGTTCAATCATTGGCATCTGCGGGTTCTTAATTTCCAGAAAGGTTTTTTACCAGAGCTGA